The Osmia bicornis bicornis chromosome 12, iOsmBic2.1, whole genome shotgun sequence genome includes a region encoding these proteins:
- the LOC114878028 gene encoding beta-1,3-galactosyltransferase 5, which translates to MLDKRRLYASGSPPCTLIFVVALALTGCFSFWLHIEGSGSSTGYSNGGVTAPGYLLIFPGNATPSPQPYLLHELPFGDKSSLIDIKDFRFTINHDPCNRTHPLLLMLVHSAPENFLKRNVVRETWGQQSTDVALLFLVGWSDEYQTRLEEENRRYKDLIQGNFLDAYRNMTYKHVMALKWATYHCPSAKYVLKLDDDVFVHIPAMLDFLTRDLSPWGARRLILCDLLSAGTVKRSWRSKWRVSPQEYPGRHYPAYCAGWAILYSPDSVFLLYREAQKEPYFWIDDVHITGTLARKVNLTQTSLHYLVLTNENMQDLLSNPSSRREFLFGPPNLSENEIRALQSLVIKPRPSSESLLN; encoded by the exons ATGCTGGATAAGCGGCGGCTTTATGCCTCCGGTTCGCCACCATGCACCCTGATTTTTGTGGTCGCTTTGGCACTGACTGGATGCTTCTCCTTTTGGCTTCACATCGAGGGATCCGGATCGTCGACAGGTTACAGCAACGGCGGTGTCACGGCACCTGGATACCTGCTGATCTTTCCTGGGAACGCGACACCCTCACCGCAGCCGTACTTACTGCACGAACTTCCGTTCGGTGACAAATCCAGTCTGATCGATATAAAGGATTTCAGGTTTACGATCAACCACGATCCGTGCAACCGGACGCATCCGTTGCTATTGATGCTCGTCCATTCGGCACCCGAGAATTTCCTCAAGAGGAACGTCGTCAGAGAGACTTGGGGTCAACAGTCAACGGATGTAGCGCTCCTCTTCCTCGTTGGCTGGTCCGATGAATATCAGACGAGACTGGAGGAGGAGAATAGGAGATACAAAGATTTGATACAAGGCAACTTTCTCGATGCCTACAGAAACATGACTTACAAGCATGTGATGGCGTTGAAATGGGCTACGTATCATTGTCCaa GTGCCAAATATGTACTAAAGTTAGACGACGATGTTTTTGTTCACATACCAGCGATGCTGGATTTTTTGACACGTGATCTGTCACCTTGGGGCGCCAGACGGTTGATCCTTTGCGATCTTCTATCAGCCGGCACCGTGAAGAGATCTTGGCGTTCCAAATGGAGGGTTTCACCTCAAGAATATCCTGGTAGACATTATCCTGCGTACTGTGCCGGATGGGCTATATTGTATTCTCCTGATAGCGTATTCCTTTTGTATCGCGAGGCACAAAAAGAGCCATATTTCTGGATCGATGATGTTCATATTACCGGGACGTTAGCTAGGAAAGTAAATTTAACTCAAACCTCTCTGCATTATCTGGTGCTAACCAACGAGAACATGCAGGACCTTCTGTCCAACCCGAGTTCTCGAAGGGAGTTTCTATTTGGACCTCCGAATCTCAGTGAAAACGAGATAAGAGCCTTACAAAGTCTGGTCATCAAACCACGGCCTAGCAGTGAAAGCCTATTGAACTGA
- the LOC114878027 gene encoding NAD-dependent protein deacetylase Sirt6 isoform X2, which yields MQLKRYDSVEALRLKCGLLAEWIQAARHVVVHTGAGISTAAGIPDFRGTNGVWTLEQKGLKPTMNISFDEAIPTKTHMSLKKLIDAKKVKFIISQNIDGLHLRSGVQRQHLAELHGNMFTEQCDKCGRQFIRNFATKSVGKKSLDTVCRSEQIGGRPCRGRMHDTILDWEHNLPDSDLTLSDLHSSVADLSICLGTTLQIIPSGNLPLYTKKYGGRLVICNLQPTKHDKKADLIINGNVDEIMISVMKKLGLEIPEYESTMDPTRNSDTTSKEMDWTIPTSRIKEMNVLYKKVCKPMRRKRKTFMYERDRTDAKRETKTKKQAFMMKQDIKTEDTLDTSNMVCNNAVVSDNMSSNAVKIEDEIKDVEPFDFSTNDMIQPDPGLPMNDIL from the exons ATGCAGTTAAAG aGATACGACAGCGTCGAGGCATTACGACTGAAATGTGGCCTTCTAGCCGAGTGGATACAGGCGGCACGTCACGTTGTCGTTCACACCGGTGCTGGTATCAGCACTGCTGCGGGCATTCCGGATTTTCG AGGTACAAATGGAGTATGGACATTGGAACAAAAAGGTTTAAAGCCTACCATGAACATTTCCTTTGATGAAGCAATTCCTACAAAGACACATATGtcattgaaaaaattaatagatGCTA aaaaagttaaatttaTCATAAGTCAGAACATTGATGGTTTGCACCTTCGGTCTGGAGTGCAGAGACAGCACCTTGCAGAGTTACACGGTAACATGTTTACTGAACAATGTGATAAATGTGGAAG GCAATTTATTCGAAATTTCGCTACTAAAAGCGTGGGCAAGAAGTCTCTTGACACTGTGTGTAGATCTGAGCAAATTGGTGGTCGTCCATGCCGTGGACGCATGCACGACACTATCCTCGATTGGGAGCATAATTTACCAGACAGTGATCTAACATTATCTGATTTACATTCTAG TGTGGCGGATTTAAGTATATGTCTTGGAACGACGCTTCAAATTATACCAAGCGGTAATTTACCTCTGTACACGAAAAAGTATGGTGGTCGTCTCGTCATATGTAATCTGCAACCAACAAAGCAT gATAAAAAGGCAgatttaataatcaatggTAACGTTGATGAAATAATGATCAGTGTGATGAAAAAGTTAGGGCTAGAGATCCCTGAATACGAAAGTACAATGGATCCGACACGCAATTCTGACACAACGTCCAAGGAAATGGATTGGACGATACCGACCAGCAGAATAAAAGAGATGAACGTGCTTTATAAGAAAGTATGCAAGCCGATgagaagaaaacgaaaaacGTTTATGTACGAAAGAGACAGAACGGATGCGAAACGGGAGACTAAGACGAAGAAGCAGGCGTTCATGATGAAGCAAGATATAAAAACAGAGGATACGTTAGACACCTCAAACATGGTTTGCAATAACGCTGTAGTCAGCGATAATATGAGTAGCAATGCGGTGAAAATCgaagatgaaataaaagaCGTGGAACCATTTGATTTTTCGACGAACGACATGATACAACCGGATCCTGGTTTGCCAATGAACGACATACTGTAG
- the LOC114878027 gene encoding NAD-dependent protein deacetylase Sirt6 isoform X1, producing the protein MSCSYADGLSQYENKGVLGLEERYDSVEALRLKCGLLAEWIQAARHVVVHTGAGISTAAGIPDFRGTNGVWTLEQKGLKPTMNISFDEAIPTKTHMSLKKLIDAKKVKFIISQNIDGLHLRSGVQRQHLAELHGNMFTEQCDKCGRQFIRNFATKSVGKKSLDTVCRSEQIGGRPCRGRMHDTILDWEHNLPDSDLTLSDLHSSVADLSICLGTTLQIIPSGNLPLYTKKYGGRLVICNLQPTKHDKKADLIINGNVDEIMISVMKKLGLEIPEYESTMDPTRNSDTTSKEMDWTIPTSRIKEMNVLYKKVCKPMRRKRKTFMYERDRTDAKRETKTKKQAFMMKQDIKTEDTLDTSNMVCNNAVVSDNMSSNAVKIEDEIKDVEPFDFSTNDMIQPDPGLPMNDIL; encoded by the exons ATGTCATGCAGCTACGCGGACGGGCTTTCGCAGTACGAAAACAAAGGAGTGCTGGGTTTGGAAGAG aGATACGACAGCGTCGAGGCATTACGACTGAAATGTGGCCTTCTAGCCGAGTGGATACAGGCGGCACGTCACGTTGTCGTTCACACCGGTGCTGGTATCAGCACTGCTGCGGGCATTCCGGATTTTCG AGGTACAAATGGAGTATGGACATTGGAACAAAAAGGTTTAAAGCCTACCATGAACATTTCCTTTGATGAAGCAATTCCTACAAAGACACATATGtcattgaaaaaattaatagatGCTA aaaaagttaaatttaTCATAAGTCAGAACATTGATGGTTTGCACCTTCGGTCTGGAGTGCAGAGACAGCACCTTGCAGAGTTACACGGTAACATGTTTACTGAACAATGTGATAAATGTGGAAG GCAATTTATTCGAAATTTCGCTACTAAAAGCGTGGGCAAGAAGTCTCTTGACACTGTGTGTAGATCTGAGCAAATTGGTGGTCGTCCATGCCGTGGACGCATGCACGACACTATCCTCGATTGGGAGCATAATTTACCAGACAGTGATCTAACATTATCTGATTTACATTCTAG TGTGGCGGATTTAAGTATATGTCTTGGAACGACGCTTCAAATTATACCAAGCGGTAATTTACCTCTGTACACGAAAAAGTATGGTGGTCGTCTCGTCATATGTAATCTGCAACCAACAAAGCAT gATAAAAAGGCAgatttaataatcaatggTAACGTTGATGAAATAATGATCAGTGTGATGAAAAAGTTAGGGCTAGAGATCCCTGAATACGAAAGTACAATGGATCCGACACGCAATTCTGACACAACGTCCAAGGAAATGGATTGGACGATACCGACCAGCAGAATAAAAGAGATGAACGTGCTTTATAAGAAAGTATGCAAGCCGATgagaagaaaacgaaaaacGTTTATGTACGAAAGAGACAGAACGGATGCGAAACGGGAGACTAAGACGAAGAAGCAGGCGTTCATGATGAAGCAAGATATAAAAACAGAGGATACGTTAGACACCTCAAACATGGTTTGCAATAACGCTGTAGTCAGCGATAATATGAGTAGCAATGCGGTGAAAATCgaagatgaaataaaagaCGTGGAACCATTTGATTTTTCGACGAACGACATGATACAACCGGATCCTGGTTTGCCAATGAACGACATACTGTAG